From Echinicola soli, a single genomic window includes:
- a CDS encoding RagB/SusD family nutrient uptake outer membrane protein, with amino-acid sequence MKKFQKIYLSILTALTIGFSSCSGILDQEPITITHPDVYWSSQSEAEQALAGSYALLKNALLTQSSFLIWGEFPAMTLMDSQFWIMNYIENNGNYSLPYRGETADWKLFYRAANWAFTIEKYVNEMPEELFATSQEKNRVLGEAAFVRALSYFYMARIWGEVPIVHESIETSDQLITEDGFIVEIGRSDEKEVLEYILETTDKAISLLQYSAPGNQRWAIFANKASAEALKAHVSLWYAGRDGDNSGMIQQSIDAATSVINNSNASLIDYVAEGNEGFESMVRGQSKTGLFELNVSTDVDESYRVTKNDNTVPGLTLNAPLQDGNNGNAPWGNPDFYGFEFMVQPERESDVRKDLFFYDFEDLGPGTFPMKYALSSDDPDSENTYAVFSEANILIFRMADIYLLRAEAYTRQGDYASAIADLDMVRSKAGVPAYDGPSDRPSLIKAIFDERAIELVAEGHAAFDRIRMDYFEGVSWMGSNRKAQKGYFWPVSPGIIVKNPSIVQTEYWQGRL; translated from the coding sequence ATGAAAAAATTCCAAAAAATATATTTATCTATTCTGACGGCCCTGACCATTGGCTTTTCCAGTTGTTCGGGGATTTTGGATCAGGAACCCATTACCATCACTCATCCTGATGTATACTGGAGTTCACAAAGTGAAGCGGAACAAGCCTTGGCAGGTTCTTATGCCCTGCTCAAGAACGCGCTCTTGACACAGTCGAGTTTCTTGATATGGGGTGAATTCCCTGCTATGACACTTATGGACAGCCAGTTCTGGATAATGAACTATATCGAAAACAATGGTAATTACAGCCTCCCTTATCGCGGTGAAACCGCTGATTGGAAGTTGTTTTACAGGGCTGCCAACTGGGCATTTACGATAGAAAAATACGTAAACGAGATGCCCGAAGAGCTGTTTGCTACCAGTCAGGAAAAGAACAGGGTATTGGGCGAAGCGGCCTTTGTAAGGGCATTGTCCTATTTCTATATGGCCAGGATATGGGGGGAAGTACCGATTGTACACGAGTCCATAGAAACCTCGGATCAGTTGATTACAGAGGATGGCTTTATCGTGGAAATAGGTCGGTCGGACGAGAAAGAAGTACTGGAATATATCCTGGAAACCACTGATAAAGCCATTAGCTTGCTGCAATATTCAGCCCCAGGCAATCAGCGTTGGGCGATTTTTGCCAATAAAGCCAGTGCTGAGGCGCTGAAAGCCCATGTGTCGCTATGGTATGCCGGCAGGGATGGTGATAACTCCGGGATGATCCAGCAAAGCATCGATGCGGCCACCTCGGTCATTAACAATAGTAACGCGAGTCTGATCGATTATGTCGCCGAAGGCAACGAAGGTTTTGAAAGCATGGTCAGGGGCCAATCCAAAACAGGTCTTTTTGAGCTTAATGTCAGTACAGATGTTGATGAATCATACCGGGTTACAAAAAATGACAATACAGTCCCCGGACTTACTTTAAATGCACCTTTGCAAGATGGAAACAATGGAAATGCTCCATGGGGCAATCCAGATTTCTATGGATTTGAATTTATGGTTCAGCCCGAACGGGAAAGTGATGTGAGGAAAGATCTTTTCTTTTACGATTTTGAAGATCTCGGGCCAGGTACTTTCCCAATGAAGTATGCATTGAGTTCTGATGATCCTGACTCAGAAAATACCTATGCCGTATTCTCAGAAGCAAATATTCTCATTTTTAGAATGGCAGACATTTATTTGTTGAGAGCAGAAGCCTACACCAGGCAAGGGGATTATGCCAGTGCTATTGCGGATCTGGATATGGTGCGCAGCAAGGCGGGTGTTCCTGCGTATGACGGCCCTTCTGATCGTCCAAGTCTTATCAAAGCCATTTTTGACGAAAGGGCCATTGAATTGGTCGCTGAAGGGCACGCTGCTTTTGACAGGATACGAATGGACTATTTCGAAGGGGTGTCCTGGATGGGCAGCAACCGGAAAGCCCAAAAAGGATATTTCTGGCCAGTATCCCCAGGGATTATTGTCAAAAACCCTTCCATCGTACAGACAGAGTACTGGCAAGGACGTTTATAA
- a CDS encoding fasciclin domain-containing protein yields the protein MKRYIYILAIAFGMMSCIQDDYLVDGGVSSPEIGTDTYTFLQSHPQLDTLALLIQRAGLIEEVNDENTLFAPNNLSIQRYVDEVLAEMREVDPEAVYTVNDIPTDTLEKYMGGYIFPGKITREDMSEGGEIMTAINGEQRRISLEPREEYTGQLSSFPEYVFYTYKKGDEWDEWNRIVDDKLIRVRTSNLLSTNGVIHALQGNHTLFDYEGN from the coding sequence ATGAAACGATACATATATATTCTCGCAATCGCGTTTGGCATGATGTCATGCATTCAAGACGACTATTTAGTGGATGGAGGCGTAAGCAGCCCAGAGATAGGGACTGATACGTACACTTTCTTACAATCCCATCCGCAATTGGACACTTTGGCATTATTGATCCAGCGAGCGGGGCTGATCGAAGAAGTCAATGATGAAAATACGCTTTTTGCTCCCAATAATCTTTCTATTCAAAGGTATGTTGATGAAGTACTGGCTGAAATGAGAGAAGTGGACCCGGAAGCAGTGTATACGGTAAATGACATCCCCACGGATACTCTGGAAAAGTACATGGGAGGTTATATCTTTCCCGGAAAGATTACCCGAGAAGACATGAGTGAGGGCGGAGAAATCATGACGGCCATCAATGGAGAGCAAAGAAGGATTTCCTTAGAGCCTAGGGAAGAATATACCGGTCAGCTGAGTAGTTTTCCTGAATATGTCTTTTACACCTATAAAAAAGGAGATGAATGGGATGAATGGAACAGGATAGTGGACGATAAGCTAATCCGTGTGAGGACTTCAAACTTGTTATCCACCAATGGGGTGATCCATGCCCTGCAGGGGAACCACACCTTATTCGACTACGAAGGAAATTAA
- a CDS encoding DUF5007 domain-containing protein, protein MKKTIYQIIALSFVGAVSCTPPEIGYLSDSIHSAQDTISVPRGAFTVGARPMVENSTAPLHWEIVGFSDLDGNPNNALLEKHEIRVWKEAYNGDTDTTLALAEQKLELSEEPSVLLNEVSGEFAFTQSTKFVEGDMFKVDVAVSNVKGEKLLQDYTIIKLEPFVPVEFPTEMRSRLLLDKDNGNDIAHTGVISGPEDDNIPGVLDGTNPYFSIQKVSEEPSQSVKVNMIIEDSYGNAVDTDKIVFYPSGSSYLQNYHDNSVETEVGEKQTSFFLPAPPFPQYGRSYSGTSTYLMYYLSRGDAFEVDREAYEADNGPKSPEEWEEFWAPYKDPDTGKIRNHAYIRWGIKINDSGTWDLRMKIPYTKIKE, encoded by the coding sequence ATGAAAAAGACAATATATCAAATCATAGCACTATCATTTGTTGGGGCAGTGTCTTGTACGCCTCCTGAAATTGGGTACCTAAGTGACAGCATTCACTCTGCCCAAGATACGATTTCAGTTCCGAGAGGAGCATTTACAGTAGGGGCACGCCCCATGGTAGAAAATTCAACCGCTCCACTGCATTGGGAGATTGTGGGGTTTAGTGATCTTGACGGTAATCCCAATAATGCGCTTCTTGAAAAGCATGAAATCCGTGTTTGGAAAGAGGCATATAACGGCGACACGGACACCACCTTGGCACTTGCCGAGCAGAAACTGGAGCTTTCCGAAGAGCCATCGGTTTTGCTCAATGAGGTGAGTGGTGAATTTGCATTTACCCAATCCACCAAGTTTGTAGAGGGCGATATGTTTAAAGTAGATGTGGCGGTATCCAATGTGAAAGGCGAAAAACTTCTTCAGGACTACACTATTATAAAATTGGAGCCTTTTGTGCCAGTGGAATTTCCTACTGAAATGAGGTCTAGATTACTCCTTGATAAGGACAATGGCAATGATATCGCCCATACAGGTGTCATTTCTGGACCAGAGGATGACAATATCCCCGGCGTGCTGGATGGTACCAATCCTTATTTCTCTATCCAAAAAGTAAGTGAGGAGCCGAGCCAGTCCGTAAAGGTCAACATGATCATCGAAGATAGTTATGGCAATGCAGTGGATACGGATAAAATAGTTTTCTATCCAAGTGGATCATCCTATCTCCAAAACTATCATGACAACTCAGTGGAAACAGAAGTAGGAGAGAAACAGACTTCTTTCTTTTTGCCTGCCCCTCCTTTTCCCCAGTATGGAAGATCGTACAGTGGTACCAGTACCTATCTAATGTATTACCTTTCCAGAGGTGATGCTTTTGAGGTAGACAGGGAAGCATATGAAGCTGACAATGGCCCGAAATCTCCGGAAGAGTGGGAGGAGTTCTGGGCTCCGTACAAGGATCCTGATACCGGGAAAATCCGAAATCACGCTTACATTCGATGGGGAATTAAAATCAATGACTCAGGTACGTGGGATTTGAGAATGAAGATTCCTTATACCAAGATCAAGGAGTAA